A genomic stretch from Arachis stenosperma cultivar V10309 chromosome 3, arast.V10309.gnm1.PFL2, whole genome shotgun sequence includes:
- the LOC130967579 gene encoding protein NODULATION SIGNALING PATHWAY 2-like — protein MCEPYISLPAMNVMACEQFDYSFSPPPMNQLIHEYILQDAFPSQSDHLLSSPNIIYDDVFDEMLEQEALNGFLHPENSQQPDFEFIGHNVTMAIESELCQENIPIAQEEEMHVSNEGDAYLMGIQAELMGETSLGDLLLLGAEAVEAQNFVLALDIIERINNNASSSSFLENGDSLLNRLALFFARGLYYKSINAPQVQSDPVSTHNNAFGVFQILQELSPYVKFAHFTANQAIFEATEGSEDVHVIDFDIMEGIQWPPLMMDLAMRKNTCLRVTAVVADQQSVAYVQQTGRRLKEFADSIDFPFAFDQIVMVGEEDLQRVELGHTVIVNCMIHQWMPNRSFPLIKTFLDGVSKLSPRLVVLVEEELFNFARLKSMSFVEFFCEALHHYTALSDSLASSLLGRQKMELTMIEKEVMGQRILDSVKQFPCEREERMVWEEGFYSLKRFKRVAMSSCNVSQAKFLVSLFGGGYWVQSQDSRLALCWKSRPLTSASTWVPATY, from the coding sequence ATGTGTGAGCCATATATTTCATTACCTGCCATGAATGTGATGGCTTGTGAGCAATTTGATTACTCATTCAGCCCTCCCCCCATGAACCAATTAATCCATGAATATATCTTACAAGATGCATTTCCAAGCCAATCAGATCACTTATTATCTTCTCCAAACATCATCTATGAtgatgtgtttgatgaaatgcttgagcaAGAGGCCCTGAATGGATTCCTCCATCCAGAAAACTCACAGCAGCCAGACTTTGAATTCATTGGCCATAATGTTACAATGGCTATTGAGTCTGAACTGTGTCAAGAAAACATCCCTATAGCCCAAGAAGAGGAGATGCATGTCTCAAATGAAGGAGATGCATATCTGATGGGAATTCAAGCAGAGCTAATGGGAGAAACTAGTTTGGGAGATCTATTGCTATTAGGAGCTGAAGCTGTTGAAGCACAGAACTTCGTTCTTGCTCTGGACATAATAGAGAGAATTAACAATAatgcatcatcatcatcttttttgGAAAATGGTGATTCTTTATTGAACAGGTTGGCTCTATTCTTTGCTCGGGGTCTGTATTATAAGAGTATAAATGCTCCTCAAGTGCAGTCTGATCCTGTTTCAACACACAACAATGCCTTCGGTGTGTTTCAGATACTCCAGGAACTCTCTCCCTATGTAAAATTCGCTCACTTCACTGCTAATCAAGCCATCTTTGAAGCCACAGAAGGTTCTGAGGATGTTCATGTCATTGATTTTGACATCATGGAGGGGATCCAGTGGCCACCATTGATGATGGACCTTGCAATGCGGAAGAACACTTGTCTTAGAGTAACAGCTGTTGTTGCAGATCAGCAAAGTGTAGCATATGTCCAGCAAACAGGAAGAAGGCTAAAAGAGTTTGCAGATTCTATTGATTTTCCTTTCGCTTTTGATCAGATAGTGATGGTTGGGGAGGAAGATCTTCAAAGAGTTGAACTTGGTCATACAGTTATAGTCAACTGTATGATACACCAATGGATGCCGAACAGAAGCTTCCCATTGATCAAAACATTCCTTGATGGTGTAAGCAAGTTATCACCAAGGCTTGTTGTTTTGGTGGAGGAAGAACTTTTCAACTTTGCTAGGCTAAAATCCATGTCGTTTGTGGAGTTCTTCTGTGAGGCTTTGCACCACTACACTGCACTTAGTGATTCACTTGCTAGTAGTTTGTTGGGTAGGCAGAAGATGGAGCTAACCATGATAGAGAAAGAAGTTATGGGGCAAAGGATTTTGGACAGTGTGAAGCAGTTTCCAtgtgagagagaagaaagaatggtGTGGGAAGAAGGGTTTTACTCCTTGAAGAGGTTCAAGCGTGTTGCTATGAGTAGCTGTAATGTTTCACAGGCTAAGTTCTTGGTGAGCTTGTTTGGTGGAGGCTATTGGGTGCAATCTCAGGACTCTAGGTTGGCTCTGTGTTGGAAGTCAAGGCCTTTGACATCTGCTTCAACCTGGGTGCCTGCAACTTATTGA
- the LOC130967580 gene encoding transcription factor MAMYB, whose amino-acid sequence MEFLDDDDTRPRFLFQSGSQPPPSSADDQSYNKPTKTLLIVTVSASAILLFLSIFYIQAEPFKSLLLWLSLSLLVGPFAPPSLTAGDIRVGRGSILEFPDQQALAEDDDNKKKYQRRSKSRRSDEVQFVAAVVSPVVKSPEREAEKIRANGNGNGNGVVSEKEWSEEDVEILKKQMTKHPVGKPGRWEAIAAAFGGRHGAESVIKKSKELAEKKVDDSESYAQFLKKRKPVDKRVVEEAAEEEEKNGGSGAVGDGTWSSGEDIVLLNALKAFPKEAAMRWEKVAAAVPGKSKAACMKRVTELKKGFRNAKAASADKVE is encoded by the coding sequence ATGGAGTTCCTTGACGACGACGACACGAGGCCTAGGTTCCTATTCCAATCTGGATCACAGCCACCGCCTTCATCCGCTGATGACCAATCCTACAACAAACCAACCAAGACACTACTCATTGTCACCGTCTCTGCCTCCGCcatcctcctcttcctctctaTCTTCTACATCCAAGCTGAGCCATTCAAGTCCCTCCTCCTCTGGCTCTCCCTCTCCCTCCTCGTTGGACCTTTCGCCCCTCCTTCCCTCACCGCCGGAGATATCCGTGTAGGCCGGGGCTCCATCCTCGAATTCCCCGACCAACAAGCCCTCGCCGAAGACGATGACAACAAGAAGAAATATCAGCGCCGATCCAAATCCCGCAGATCCGACGAAGTCCAATTTGTCGCCGCCGTTGTCTCTCCAGTCGTCAAATCGCCGGAGCGGGAGGCTGAGAAGATCCGAGCCAACGGAAACGGAAACGGAAATGGCGTTGTGTCGGAGAAGGAGTGGAGTGAAGAGGATGTGGAGATTCTGAAGAAGCAGATGACGAAGCATCCCGTCGGGAAGCCAGGGCGGTGGGAGGCGATAGCGGCGGCGTTTGGCGGGAGACACGGAGCGGAGAGCGTGATAAAGAAGTCGAAGGAGTTGGCGGAGAAGAAGGTGGATGATTCGGAGTCGTACGCGCAGTTCCTGAAGAAGAGGAAGCCTGTGGACAAGAGAGTGGTGGAAGAGGCggcggaggaggaggagaagaacgGTGGTTCTGGTGCCGTTGGTGACGGCACGTGGAGTTCAGGCGAGGACATTGTGCTGCTGAATGCTCTGAAAGCGTTCCCGAAGGAGGCTGCGATGAGATGGGAGAAGGTGGCTGCTGCGGTTCCCGGGAAGTCAAAGGCCGCTTGCATGAAAAGAGTTACTGAATTGAAGAAAGGGTTTCGGAATGCAAAAGCTGCTTCTGCCGATAAGGTAGAATAG
- the LOC130967578 gene encoding probable serine/threonine-protein kinase WNK7, translating into MSLTGTESSEDGAGHPEPPDPDVLEVDPTCRYIRYREVIGKGAFKTVYKAFDEVNGIEVAWSQVQIDDVLQSPGDLERLYSEVHLLRSLEHDNIVRFYNSWIDEKHKTVNMITELFTSGSLKQYRKKHKKVDIKAIKGWAKQILTGLSYLHSHNPPIIHRDLKCDNIFINGHQGEVKIGDLGLATFLERTNAKSVIGTPEFMAPELYDENYNELADIYSFGMCMLQLVTSEYPYSECRNSAQIYKKVSSGIKPVALSKVKDPEVKSFIEKCLVPASERLSARELLMHSFLDLNGSTRIHPFPLPDIVLPKFGAFEGRCLMSEGPTSARHGNISMDLGGTSELPVITVFDNSTDDASSSHSPSVEIRMPKGGDIFFLKGQENDENSVSLVLRIADQSGRARNIHFIFYLDTDTAVSISSEMVEQLELAEQNVLFIAELIDLLLLKLVPEWKPCVSIDHLVSPNGKYHVTQRRALESAKYQEIPKLSSQIVPQEFGALTSAGRSAADENHDNMDFDEVVSQESIGMQRATKTDDLCSEVSYASATSELNDNKLSVASFMSSAESGLVDLNITIPNGGSQSSFVPEIGGSPDYRIKFSELGSADTTSFSTHPSSVLEREDEFRTELEMIEQKYHEVIKDFSRRRYQAIMEIRRRMSEKMLSSSSSSSSSS; encoded by the exons ATGAGTTTAACGGGTACAGAAAGCTCAGAAGATGGTGCAGGGCATCCAGAACCTCCCGATCCTGATGTTCTTGAAGTTGACCCTACCTGTCGCTATATTAGG TATAGAGAAGTCATCGGCAAAGGAGCTTTCAAAACTGT TTACAAGGCATTTGACGAAGTCAATGGAATTGAAGTTGCATGGAGCCAGGTTCAGATTGATGATGTGCTACAGTCACCAGGTGACTTAGAGAGGTTGTACTCAGAAGTGCATCTCCTGAGATCACTGGAACACGATAACATAGTAAGATTCTACAATTCATGGATTGATGAGAAGCACAAAACTGTTAACATGATTACCGAGTTGTTTACATCGGGCAGCCTCAAACA GTATCGGAAAAAACACAAGAAGGTTGACATAAAGGCTATTAAAGGATGGGCAAAACAGATATTAACAGGCTTAAGCTACCTCCACAGTCACAACCCACCAATCATACATAGGGACCTGAAGTGTGATAATATATTTATCAATGGTCATCAGGGAGAAGTTAAAATTGGAGATTTGGGGCTGGCAACTTTCTTGGAGCGTACTAATGCCAAGAGTGTTATTG GAACCCCGGAGTTTATGGCACCAGAGTTGTATGATGAAAATTACAATGAATTAGCGGACATATATTCATTTGGTATGTGCATGCTTCAGTTGGTGACTTCTGAATATCCTTATAGTGAATGCAGAAACTCAGCTCAGATATACAAGAAGGTTTCATCT GGTATAAAACCTGTTGCACTTTCTAAAGTCAAAGATCCAGAGGTAAAATCCTTCATTGAAAAATGTCTTGTCCCAGCATCTGAAAGATTGTCTGCAAGGGAGCTTCTGATGCATTCCTTTCTTGACTTGAATGGTTCGACAAGGATTCATCCTTTTCCATTACCAGATATTGTTCTTCCCAAATTTGGAGCCTTTGAAGGCCGATGCTTGATGTCAGAAGGTCCTACTAGTGCACGTCATGGAAATATTTCTATGGATCTTGGTGGCACGAGTGAACTACCTGTGATCACCGTATTTGATAACTCTACAGATGATGCATCATCATCTCATTCTCCATCTGTTGAGATAAGAATGCCGAAGGGAGGTGACATATTCTTTCTCAAAGGCCAGGAAAATGATGAGAATTCTGTATCATTAGTTCTCCGGATAGCCGATCAGAGTG GAAGGGCAAGAAATATCCATTTTATATTCTACCTTGACACTGATACTGCTGTCTCCATTTCAAGTGAAATGGTTGAGCAACTTGAGCTTGCTGAACAGAATGTCCTCTTCATAGCTGAGTTAATAGATTTGTTACTGCTGAAGTTGGTTCCTGAATGGAAACCTTGTGTTTCAATTGACCATTTGGTTTCTCCAAATGGTAAATATCATGTGACCCAACGTAGAGCCTTGGAGTCGGCAAAATACCAAGAAATCCCAAAACTTTCCAGCCAAATTGTGCCTCAAGAGTTTGGTGCCTTAACCTCAGCTGGAAGATCAGCTGCAGACGAGAACCATGATAATATGGATTTTGATGAGGTTGTATCTCAAGAGAGCATTGGTATGCAAAGAGCAACTAAGACAGATGATTTGTGTTCTGAGGTGTCGTATGCTTCAGCAACATCAGAACTCAACGATAATAAGCTTTCTGTGGCTTCATTTATGTCTTCTGCTGAATCAGGACTAGTAGACTTAAACATAACTATACCGAATGGAGGGAGTCAATCCTCATTTGTACCTGAAATTGGGGGATCTCCTGATTACAGGATCAAGTTTTCAGAATTGGGAAGTGCTGATACAACGAGCTTCTCTACTCATCCTTCCTCTGTGCTTGAACGCGAGGATGAATTCAGAACAGAGCTAGAAATGATTGAACAGAAGTATCACGAGGTAATTAAAGATTTTTCCAGAAGAAGATACCAGGCCATCATGGAGATTAGAAGAAGAATGTCAGAAAAGATgctatcatcatcatcatcatcatcatcgtcatcatAG